In one window of Clavelina lepadiformis chromosome 4, kaClaLepa1.1, whole genome shotgun sequence DNA:
- the LOC143452493 gene encoding uncharacterized protein LOC143452493 isoform X2, which produces MPEYKEKCEKNKADGEMEERGNADNTVHDDVLKGNIENAVGGNEVGEYVVGGSVVGGNDVGENDVGENDVGENDVGENDVGENDVGGNVIGGNVVCANAEGWNADVGNAESDVVLVNFAAIDRENAERRNAINEQLNNDEERYGFLCGVAEDTKSFYGICAVLITILVAIIVISDKKL; this is translated from the exons ATGCCTGAATACAAAGAAAAATGCGAAAAGAATAAAGCCGATGGCGAGATGGAGGAAAGAGGAAATGCTGATAATACCGTGCATGACGATGTATTAAAGGGAAATATCGAGAATGCGGTTGGCGGGAATGAGGTTGGAGAATATGTCGTGGGCGGGAGTGTCGTTGGCGGGAATGACGTTGGCGAGAATGACGTTGGCGAGAATGACGTTGGCGAGAATGACGTTGGCGAGAATGACGTTGGCGAGAATGACGTTGGCGGGAATGTCATTGGCGGGAATGTGGTTTGTGCGAATGCCGAGGGCTGGAATGCCGACGTTGGAAACGCCGAGAGCGACGTTGTGCTTGTCAATTTTGCCGCAATCGATCGAGAGAATGCTGAACGAAGAAATGCGATAAACGAACAACTTAATAATGACGAAGAAAGATACG ggTTTTTGTGTGGTGTCGCAGAGGACACTAAATCATTTTACGGGATTTGTGCCGTTTTGATTACAATTTTGGTTGCGATCATTGTGATTTCGGAT AAAAAACTGTAA
- the LOC143452493 gene encoding uncharacterized protein LOC143452493 isoform X1, with protein MPEYKEKCEKNKADGEMEERGNADNTVHDDVLKGNIENAVGGNEVGEYVVGGSVVGGNDVGENDVGENDVGENDVGENDVGENDVGGNVIGGNVVCANAEGWNADVGNAESDVVLVNFAAIDRENAERRNAINEQLNNDEERYGLCDYILANWFLCGVAEDTKSFYGICAVLITILVAIIVISDKKL; from the exons ATGCCTGAATACAAAGAAAAATGCGAAAAGAATAAAGCCGATGGCGAGATGGAGGAAAGAGGAAATGCTGATAATACCGTGCATGACGATGTATTAAAGGGAAATATCGAGAATGCGGTTGGCGGGAATGAGGTTGGAGAATATGTCGTGGGCGGGAGTGTCGTTGGCGGGAATGACGTTGGCGAGAATGACGTTGGCGAGAATGACGTTGGCGAGAATGACGTTGGCGAGAATGACGTTGGCGAGAATGACGTTGGCGGGAATGTCATTGGCGGGAATGTGGTTTGTGCGAATGCCGAGGGCTGGAATGCCGACGTTGGAAACGCCGAGAGCGACGTTGTGCTTGTCAATTTTGCCGCAATCGATCGAGAGAATGCTGAACGAAGAAATGCGATAAACGAACAACTTAATAATGACGAAGAAAGATACGGTTTATGTGATTATATTTTAGCTAATT ggTTTTTGTGTGGTGTCGCAGAGGACACTAAATCATTTTACGGGATTTGTGCCGTTTTGATTACAATTTTGGTTGCGATCATTGTGATTTCGGAT AAAAAACTGTAA
- the LOC143452445 gene encoding uncharacterized protein LOC143452445 produces MSEYKEKYEKNKADGEMEERRNADNTVHGDVLKGNIENAVGGNVFGGNVFGWNVVGGNVVGANAEDGNAEGANAEGANAEGGNAEGGNADDGNAEGNVELVDFAAIDRENAERRNAIHEQLNDEDRLAECEYIYVLCFYCGLLHDIKSVYGICAILMAILVAIAVIVSEKL; encoded by the exons ATGTCTgaatacaaagaaaaatacGAAAAGAATAAAGCCGATGGCGAGATGGAGGAAAGAAGAAATGCTGATAATACCGTGCATGGCGATGTATTAAAAGGAAATATCGAGAATGCGGTTGGAGGGAATGTGTTTGGCGGGAATGTGTTTGGCTGGAATGTGGTTGGCGGGAATGTGGTTGGCGCGAATGCCGAGGACGGGAATGCCGAGGGCGCGAATGCCGAGGGCGCGAATGCCGAGGGCGGGAATGCCGAGGGCGGGAATGCCGATGACGGGAATGCCGAGGGCAATGTTGAACTTGTCGATTTTGCCGCAATCGATCGAGAGAACGCTGAACGAAGAAATGCGATACATGAACAACTTAATGACGAAGACAGACTTGCTGAATGTGAATATATTTACGTTCTtt gTTTTTATTGTGGTCTCTTACACGATATTAAATCAGTTTACGGGATTTGTGCCATTTTGATGGCAATTTTGGTTGCGATCGCTGTGATTGTGTCG GAAAAACTGTGA